In Caloramator sp. E03, the sequence AAAAGGTTGCAGTTATTGGCGGTGGACCGGCAGGTATGTATGCTGCACTTACTGCATCAAAACGGGGCCATGAAGTTACTTTATATGAAAAAACGGATAGCCTTGGAGGAGCATTAAAATTCGCCACTAAAGTTGATTTTAAGTATTCACTTGCAAAATTTAGAGACTATTTAATTAATCAGGTGAAGAAATCACAAATAAAAGTAAAGTTAAATAATAGTGTTTTACCAGATGATATTAAAAATGAAGGATATGATGCAGTTATTGTTGCTGTTGGAGCAAAACCTTTGATTCCACCTATCCCTGGTGTTGAGCATTCAATATTTGCAATAAATACTTATGGTATTGAAGATACTCTTGGCGATAATGTAGTTATTATAGGTGGCGGTCAGGTTGGATGTGAGACAGGGCTACATCTTGCAAGATTAGGAAAAACAGTTACAATACTTGAAATGTGTAGTGAAATGGCTAAAGATGCGTCAAAGACACATCGTGATGATATATTATCAGAAATGAATAAGGAGCCAAATTTAATTCAAATCACATCAGCAAAATGTACAGAAATTCATGAAGGCGGAGTTTTATATAAAAAAGGAAATGAAACATTTAAGTTATCTGCAGATAGTGTTGTTCTAGCTGCAGGTATGAAGCCATGCACATCAGAAGCAGATGCATTTATGGGTACTGCACCTGTTTATTGGGTTGCTGGTGATTGTGTAAAAGCTCGTACTGTTGAAACAGCTATTAGAGAAGGATATTTTGCAGGTATCAATATCTAAAATTACCATTCAAGAAAGGGGATTATATTATAATGAAAAAAGTATATATAGTAGTAGCAAAGAGAACAGCAATAGGAACTTTTCTTGGAAGTTTAAAGAATGAAAGTGTTGCTGATATGGGCGCTGCTGTTTTAAAAAATATAATTGATGAGACAAAAATTAACCCTGAAAAAATAGATGAAGTTGTTGTTGGAAATGTTTTGCAAGCCGGACAGGGACAAGGTATTGGAAGACAGGTGGCAATAAAGGCTGGAATTCCATATACAGTTCCGGGATATAGTGTAAATATGGTTTGTGGAAGTGGAATGAAAGCTCTTATGTTAGGATATGCAAATATTAAGGCAGAATTGCAGAATCTAGTTATTGCAGGTGGGGCTGAGTCTATGAGTCAGGCACCTTATCTTGCACATGGAGTTTTAAGAGAAGGACACAAAATGGGAGATTTTAAACTGACTGATCATTTGGTTTATGATGCACTGACAGATGCATATAATCTTTGTCACATGGGAGTTACTGCCGAAAATATTAGAAGAAAATACAATATAAGTAGAGAAGCTCAAGATGAATTTGCAGTTGAATCACAAAGAAGAGCTATAGAAGCTATAAAATCAGGGAAATTCAAGGATGAAATAGTACCATACCAGGTAAATACAAAAAAAGGGAGCTTTATATTTGATACTGACGAACATCCGAGGGAAGGAACAACCGTAGAAGCTTTAGCAAAGCTTAAACCAGCCTTTGAAAAAGATGGTACGGTTACAGCAGGAAACTCTTCTGGAATAAACGATGGAGCAGCTATGATTATGCTTGCTTCAGAGGAAATAGTAGAAAAGAAAGGATTAAAGCCTTTAGCTGAAGTTATAGCTATTGGTCAGGGAGGAGTTGATCCAAGCATTATGGGCCTTGGACCAACGCCAGCAATTAGGAATGCTCTTAAAATGGCAAATCTTAAATTGAATGATATAGAGCTTTTAGAGCTTAATGAGGCATTTGCTGTTCAGGCTTTAGGTGTTATAAGAGAGCTTTCAAATGAACATGGTGTACCAGAGGAATGGATTAGGGAGAGAACTAACGTAAACGGTGGAGCTATTGCCCTTGGACATCCTGTTGGAATGAGCGGAGCAAGGATTGTTGTAACATTGCTTCATGAAATGATAAAGAGAGGTTCTAAACTTGGACTTGCTTCTCTTTGTATTGGTGGAGGAATGGGAACTGCTGTGGTAATTAAAAATTTATGCTGATTAGAGGTGGTAAAAATGAAGAATAAAATAATAGATAGAGAAACGTTCAGGTCTATGTTAAAGGATGATATGACGATTATGTTTGGTGGATTTATGACAGTAGGAACATCTGATGTATTAATCGATGAGATATTAAAAAGTGGCATAAAAGGAATTATTGCTATAAGCAATGATGCAGGTTATGAGGATAAGGGTATTGGCAAACTTATAAAGAATGGACAAGTTAAAAAGCTTTATACTTCACACATAGGATTGAATCCTTTGGCAGGAAAGATGATGTCGGAAGGAACTTTAGAAATTGAACTTAATCCACAGGGAACACTTGCAGAGAGAATAAGATCAGCTGGTGCAGGACTTGGTGGAGTATTGACACCTACTGGGATTGGAACATATATAGAAAAAGGAAAGCAAATTGTTGAAGTTCGTGGAAAAAAATATATTTTAGAGGAACCACTCAAAGCTGATTTAGCAATAATAAGGGGTAGTGTTGTAGATAAATTAGGAAATGTTGTTTATGCAAAGACAGCAAGAAACTTCAATCCAATCATGGCAACAGCAGCTGATATTGTTGTTGTTGGAGCTGATGAAATTGTAGAGATAGGTTCATTGGATCCTGAAAGAATCATAACACCTCATATATTTGTAGATTACATTGTAAAGGAGGACATGTAATATGAATGAGAAAGAATTAATTGCAAAAAGGGTAGCTAAAGAACTCCATGATGGAGATGTGGTTAATCTTGGAATAGGTCTTCCTACAATGGTTGCTAATTATATTCCAGAGGATATTGATGTATACCTGCAGTCAGAGAATGGACTTATAGGTTTAGGGCCAGAACCTAAAGAAGAAGATGTTGATAAGAATCTTACAAATGCAGGAGGTCAGCCTGTTACGCTCCTTAAAGGAGGAATGTACTTTGACTCAGCTATGTCCTTTGCTATAATAAGAGGAGGTCATGTGGATGTTACTGTGCTTGGTGCACTTCAAGTAGATGAGAAAGGAAACCTTGCCAATTGGATAATTCCTGGGAAGCTTGTTCCGGGTATGGGAGGAGCTATGGATCTTGTAACAGGTTCAAAGAAGGTAATTGTAGCTATGACTCATACAAACAAAGGCGTTCCCAAGATACTTAAAGAGTGTACACTTCCACTTACAGCAAAGGGAAGAGTAGACATGATTGTAACAGAAATGGGAGTGATGAAGATTACAGAAAAAGGAATAATGCTTACTGAAATAAATCCAGAGTATTCTATAGAAGATGTAAAAAACGCAACAGAAGCAAATCTTTTGATTGCTGATGATTTAAAGAATATGGAAATCTAATTTCTTATTCTTCAAAAATAATGTAATGAAGATTATAATTATTGACTGGAAGTTAATTAAAATTAACATATTTAAACACAATGAAAATAATAAAAATTAGTTGATTTACCTCAATTAATTTTATAAAATATGGAAGCTACAGTTAATATAAAGACTGTAGCTTTTGATATTTAAGATAATACTTTTACTAAAGTTTGTTATATAATTAAAATTGAAAAATTTTAAGAGGTGATATAATGAAAAATTTTGTTAACTGCAGTTGGTTAAAGGATAATATTAATAATCCTGATTTGTTTATTATTGACTGTAGATTTGATTTGTTTAATCCTTCTTATGGGAAGAAGGCATATTTAGAAGGTCACATAAAAAATGCCCATTATATTGATATAAATGAGGACTTTTGTGGGAAAAAAGGACTCCATGGAGGAGCAAGACCTGTTGCTGATAATGATGTTCTTGGTAAAAAGTTATCCAATTTAGGTATAAAAATGGACTCAACAATTGTACTTTATGATGATAGAATATATAGTGCTCCAAGGGCATGGTGGCAGTTAAAGTATATGGGGTATGAAAGAGTATTTGTTTTAAACGGAGGTATTAACGAATGGAAGAACAATGGTTTACCAATTTTAACCGATAAACCTCAAGTAAGATTTGATGGATTTTTTAAATGTAAAATAAATGATAATATGTATGCTGATATTAATTATGTAAAAAAAGCTTTAGAAAAAGAAGATATAGTTATAGTTGACTCAAGAAATGAAAAACGTTATACAGGTGATTATGAACCTTTATATCATAAAAAAGGTCATATACCAAAGGCAATAAATATACCGTGGGAAAAGAGCATTGATGATGAAGGAAAGTTAAAAGATATATACATACTTAGAGAGAATTTTAAAATATTGGAAAACAAAAAGGAGATTATTACTTATTGTGGCTCAGGGATTGAGGCTGCAATAAATTACATTATTCTTGATGAGATAGGATATAATGTAAGGCTTTATGCTGGTAGTATAAGTGATTGGATAAGCTATGAAGAAAATGAACTTATAGAAGGTAAATAATAGAGGAGTATTTTAGACTCCTCTATTAAAATAATAAAGTTTTCCTCCTTCTATGGAATAGTCTATAATGTTTTCATCGTAAAGATATTTTATAAAAGCAGATACCGCTGAAAGGTTTAAATGATATTGTCTAAAGTCCATATTTAGACCATTTAATATAGCAATG encodes:
- a CDS encoding acetyl-CoA C-acetyltransferase is translated as MKKVYIVVAKRTAIGTFLGSLKNESVADMGAAVLKNIIDETKINPEKIDEVVVGNVLQAGQGQGIGRQVAIKAGIPYTVPGYSVNMVCGSGMKALMLGYANIKAELQNLVIAGGAESMSQAPYLAHGVLREGHKMGDFKLTDHLVYDALTDAYNLCHMGVTAENIRRKYNISREAQDEFAVESQRRAIEAIKSGKFKDEIVPYQVNTKKGSFIFDTDEHPREGTTVEALAKLKPAFEKDGTVTAGNSSGINDGAAMIMLASEEIVEKKGLKPLAEVIAIGQGGVDPSIMGLGPTPAIRNALKMANLKLNDIELLELNEAFAVQALGVIRELSNEHGVPEEWIRERTNVNGGAIALGHPVGMSGARIVVTLLHEMIKRGSKLGLASLCIGGGMGTAVVIKNLC
- a CDS encoding CoA transferase subunit A, which encodes MKNKIIDRETFRSMLKDDMTIMFGGFMTVGTSDVLIDEILKSGIKGIIAISNDAGYEDKGIGKLIKNGQVKKLYTSHIGLNPLAGKMMSEGTLEIELNPQGTLAERIRSAGAGLGGVLTPTGIGTYIEKGKQIVEVRGKKYILEEPLKADLAIIRGSVVDKLGNVVYAKTARNFNPIMATAADIVVVGADEIVEIGSLDPERIITPHIFVDYIVKEDM
- a CDS encoding 3-oxoacid CoA-transferase subunit B, with translation MNEKELIAKRVAKELHDGDVVNLGIGLPTMVANYIPEDIDVYLQSENGLIGLGPEPKEEDVDKNLTNAGGQPVTLLKGGMYFDSAMSFAIIRGGHVDVTVLGALQVDEKGNLANWIIPGKLVPGMGGAMDLVTGSKKVIVAMTHTNKGVPKILKECTLPLTAKGRVDMIVTEMGVMKITEKGIMLTEINPEYSIEDVKNATEANLLIADDLKNMEI
- a CDS encoding sulfurtransferase, producing the protein MKNFVNCSWLKDNINNPDLFIIDCRFDLFNPSYGKKAYLEGHIKNAHYIDINEDFCGKKGLHGGARPVADNDVLGKKLSNLGIKMDSTIVLYDDRIYSAPRAWWQLKYMGYERVFVLNGGINEWKNNGLPILTDKPQVRFDGFFKCKINDNMYADINYVKKALEKEDIVIVDSRNEKRYTGDYEPLYHKKGHIPKAINIPWEKSIDDEGKLKDIYILRENFKILENKKEIITYCGSGIEAAINYIILDEIGYNVRLYAGSISDWISYEENELIEGK